One window of bacterium genomic DNA carries:
- a CDS encoding response regulator, with amino-acid sequence MIDAMRILIADDEPVIRMGLRTMLEEHDYKVVGEAGDGEEAVTLAGKLAPDLIFMDIKMPGLDGISAASTIMTRQPRPIILLTAWSERDLVQRAQEAGVLAYLVKPVREAELVPVIEVAMARFAELRALQQEVGNLKETLETRKLVDRAKGILMQREGIDEQEAFLRIQRQSRNSRTPMREIARAILVSDEMRQHTPARPAGRIDVRTPADLLRVLSAVRMMPGSTDQPDLVVSGAEPLAYLRFTPGVDVSVEGHVTARGPEGEYGLGVAFGLAPSTGESDGGIIACVIQNTIRPGALDAGGTAHSQYAQLLDEVIATQQRVTVTGLLRLLPDHASGTHPAVPRLLEIHPVRSVTTERGLTFPPIPVDAPGGAEWTQVESVHPMPFPDFQPSTRVAFTGGTMTFRHAPVTETAYVYMTGQFYGGRSQFVDGRPFLFAFGDAAGRTRITAVAAPSTPAYDTVRRWLTTPPSGPLTIVGLRTLHLPALFAPGGGRIEVFLCPVFRILPGAVKGAGVPAPTTMFELVPVGGVEAAPAAPRRAAAKTSKPRTRAKPGAKKAPKPARAAAKRAGPKARAKHPARRPAGSRPAASGARRKHR; translated from the coding sequence ATGATCGACGCGATGCGCATCCTGATCGCCGACGACGAGCCGGTCATCCGTATGGGCCTGCGGACGATGCTCGAGGAACACGATTACAAGGTGGTCGGGGAAGCCGGGGACGGCGAGGAGGCGGTGACGCTCGCCGGCAAACTCGCCCCCGATCTGATCTTCATGGACATCAAGATGCCTGGCCTCGACGGCATCTCGGCGGCGTCCACGATCATGACGCGCCAGCCGCGGCCGATCATCCTCCTCACGGCGTGGAGCGAGCGCGACCTCGTGCAGCGCGCCCAGGAGGCCGGCGTGCTCGCCTACCTCGTGAAGCCGGTGCGCGAGGCCGAGCTGGTTCCCGTGATCGAAGTCGCGATGGCGCGCTTCGCTGAGCTGCGCGCGCTCCAGCAGGAAGTGGGCAATCTCAAGGAGACCCTCGAGACCCGCAAGCTGGTGGACCGAGCGAAGGGCATCTTGATGCAGCGCGAGGGCATCGACGAGCAGGAGGCGTTCCTGCGGATCCAACGGCAGAGCCGGAATTCGCGCACGCCGATGCGCGAAATCGCCCGCGCGATCCTCGTCTCGGACGAGATGCGGCAGCACACGCCGGCCCGCCCCGCCGGACGGATCGACGTGAGGACGCCGGCGGATCTCCTGCGCGTGCTCAGCGCCGTCCGGATGATGCCGGGATCGACGGACCAACCGGATCTCGTCGTGTCGGGAGCCGAACCCCTCGCCTACCTTCGCTTCACACCGGGGGTTGACGTGAGCGTGGAGGGACACGTCACCGCCCGCGGCCCCGAAGGCGAGTACGGGCTCGGTGTGGCGTTCGGCCTGGCGCCCTCTACCGGGGAGTCCGACGGCGGCATCATCGCGTGCGTGATCCAAAACACAATCCGGCCGGGCGCGCTCGACGCCGGAGGAACCGCCCACAGCCAGTACGCGCAACTCCTGGACGAGGTGATCGCCACGCAGCAGCGGGTCACCGTGACGGGGCTGCTGCGCCTGCTGCCTGACCACGCCTCGGGCACGCACCCCGCCGTACCCCGACTGCTGGAGATCCATCCTGTGCGGAGCGTCACGACGGAACGGGGGCTCACGTTTCCGCCGATCCCCGTCGATGCCCCCGGTGGAGCGGAGTGGACACAGGTCGAGAGCGTCCACCCGATGCCATTCCCAGATTTCCAGCCATCGACCCGCGTGGCGTTTACCGGCGGCACGATGACGTTCAGGCACGCCCCGGTCACCGAAACCGCGTACGTCTATATGACCGGCCAGTTCTATGGCGGACGGAGCCAATTCGTGGACGGCCGGCCGTTTCTCTTCGCGTTCGGGGACGCTGCCGGCCGGACGCGCATCACTGCCGTCGCGGCCCCCAGCACGCCGGCCTATGACACCGTGCGTAGATGGCTTACCACGCCGCCGAGCGGACCGCTGACGATCGTGGGGCTCCGGACACTGCACCTCCCCGCGCTGTTCGCCCCCGGGGGGGGGAGGATCGAGGTGTTCTTGTGCCCCGTGTTTCGCATCCTTCCGGGCGCCGTCAAGGGTGCCGGGGTGCCGGCGCCGACCACCATGTTCGAGCTCGTCCCGGTCGGCGGCGTGGAGGCCGCCCCGGCCGCGCCCCGGCGCGCGGCCGCAAAGACGTCGAAGCCCCGAACCAGGGCGAAGCCAGGAGCAAAGAAGGCCCCGAAGCCCGCGCGCGCGGCCGCGAAGCGGGCCGGGCCCAAGGCCCGCGCCAAGCACCCGGCCCGTCGGCCTGCCGGCTCGCGCCCGGCGGCGTCGGGTGCCCGGCGAAAGCACCGCTGA